A genomic region of Rhipicephalus sanguineus isolate Rsan-2018 chromosome 3, BIME_Rsan_1.4, whole genome shotgun sequence contains the following coding sequences:
- the LOC119385163 gene encoding uncharacterized protein LOC119385163 isoform X1: protein MPTHNHARPVRAEPTVRDSSWRPRIAGEPKKPKKKMSEEKPPLIKNAMPLKDRKYTIRELQYEELPRLAELWKTIGFMISGDLIDSLWKCDRAGMIAAVAEDGEVIGSCCAPFVGEGMAKLWLHGLQQQYRNQGLGTQLADRAMEHIGDANAYTLCIPEHEHIYLNKYQFNVSSRLFQILGPAVPRLTGVITSLPGVRVMESERGVRELLLEYDTDIVGFNRTALLDRMLKEKNTMLRIALREDNQIGGYGFISEGLHGAAIVRHLSADSIDIAELLLGRLFRDCPAVASKGVWAVGCIQSYESHSFFKKFNLKSIHEMKLLRRRGVDNDMSRVYVFY, encoded by the exons ATGCCTACCCACAACCACGCGCGGCCTGTTCGTGCAGAGCCCACGGTGCGAGACAGCAGTTGGCGGCCAAGGATCGCGGGCGAGCCGAAGAAGCCAAAGAAGAAAATGTCCGAAGAAAAACCGCCTCTCATCAAAAACG CGATGCCCCTGAAGGACCGCAAGTACACCATCCGGGAGCTGCAGTACGAggagctcccgcggctggcggaACTCTGGAAGACCATCGGCTTCATGATCAGCGGCGACCTCATCGACTCCCTGTGGAAGTGTGACCGGGCCGGCATGATTGCTGCCGTCGCTGAGGACG GCGAGGTGATCGGCTCGTGTTGCGCCCCGTTCGTGGgggaaggcatggccaagctgtGGCTGCACGGCCTGCAGCAGCAGTACCGCAACCAGGGCCTGGGCACGCAGCTGGCCGACCGAGCCATGGAGCACATCGGCGACGCGAACGCCTACACGCTGTGCATCCCCGAGCACGAGCACATCTACCTCAACAAGTACCAGTTCAACGTGAGCTCGCGCCTCTTCCAGATACTGGGACCCGCCGTGCCCCGTCTGACGGGCGTCATCACGTCGCTGCCCGGGGTGCGCGTCATGGAGAGCGAGCGGGGAGTCCGCGAGCTGCTGCTCGAATACGACACCGACATCGTCGGCTTCAACAG GACGGCACTGCTGGACCGCATGCTGAAGGAGAAGAACACGATGCTGCGCATAGCGCTTCGCGAGGACAACCAGATTGGCGGCTACGGCTTCATAAGCGAGGGCCTCCATGGAGCGGCCATCGTGCGCCACCTTAGCGCCGACTCGATCGACATCGCCGAACTGCTGCTGGGCCGGCTGTTCAGGGACTGCCCGGCGGTTGCCTCGAAGGGTGTTTGGGCCGTCGGCTGCATCCAGAGCTACGAGTCGCACAGCTTCTTCAAGAAGTTCAACCTCAAGTCCATCCATGAAATGAAGCTGCTGCGCCGCCGAGGAGTCGACAACGACATGTCGCGGGTTTACGTCTTCTACTGA
- the LOC119385163 gene encoding uncharacterized protein LOC119385163 isoform X2 gives MPTHNHARPVRAEPTVRDSSWRPRIAGEPKKPKKKMSEEKPPLIKNAMPLKDRKYTIRELQYEELPRLAELWKTIGFMISGDLIDSLWKCDRAGMIAAVAEDGEVIGSCCAPFVGEGMAKLWLHGLQQQYRNQGLGTQLADRAMEHIGDANAYTLCIPEHEHIYLNKYQFNVSSRLFQILGPAVPRLTGVITSLPGVRVMESERGVRELLLEYDTDIVGFNRTALLDRMLKEKNTMLRIALREDNQIGGYGFISEGLHGAAIVRHLSADSIDIAELLLGRLFRDCPAVASKGVWAVGCIQSYESHSFFKKFNLKSIHEMKLLRRRGVDNDMSRVYVFY, from the exons ATGCCTACCCACAACCACGCGCGGCCTGTTCGTGCAGAGCCCACGGTGCGAGACAGCAGTTGGCGGCCAAGGATCGCGGGCGAGCCGAAGAAGCCAAAGAAGAAAATGTCCGAAGAAAAACCGCCTCTCATCAAAAACG CGATGCCCCTGAAGGACCGCAAGTACACCATCCGGGAGCTGCAGTACGAggagctcccgcggctggcggaACTCTGGAAGACCATCGGCTTCATGATCAGCGGCGACCTCATCGACTCCCTGTGGAAGTGTGACCGGGCCGGCATGATTGCTGCCGTCGCTGAGGACGGTGAG GTGATCGGCTCGTGTTGCGCCCCGTTCGTGGgggaaggcatggccaagctgtGGCTGCACGGCCTGCAGCAGCAGTACCGCAACCAGGGCCTGGGCACGCAGCTGGCCGACCGAGCCATGGAGCACATCGGCGACGCGAACGCCTACACGCTGTGCATCCCCGAGCACGAGCACATCTACCTCAACAAGTACCAGTTCAACGTGAGCTCGCGCCTCTTCCAGATACTGGGACCCGCCGTGCCCCGTCTGACGGGCGTCATCACGTCGCTGCCCGGGGTGCGCGTCATGGAGAGCGAGCGGGGAGTCCGCGAGCTGCTGCTCGAATACGACACCGACATCGTCGGCTTCAACAG GACGGCACTGCTGGACCGCATGCTGAAGGAGAAGAACACGATGCTGCGCATAGCGCTTCGCGAGGACAACCAGATTGGCGGCTACGGCTTCATAAGCGAGGGCCTCCATGGAGCGGCCATCGTGCGCCACCTTAGCGCCGACTCGATCGACATCGCCGAACTGCTGCTGGGCCGGCTGTTCAGGGACTGCCCGGCGGTTGCCTCGAAGGGTGTTTGGGCCGTCGGCTGCATCCAGAGCTACGAGTCGCACAGCTTCTTCAAGAAGTTCAACCTCAAGTCCATCCATGAAATGAAGCTGCTGCGCCGCCGAGGAGTCGACAACGACATGTCGCGGGTTTACGTCTTCTACTGA